The following proteins are encoded in a genomic region of Gossypium hirsutum isolate 1008001.06 chromosome D05, Gossypium_hirsutum_v2.1, whole genome shotgun sequence:
- the LOC121217236 gene encoding uncharacterized protein: MARWQILLFEFDILYVSQKAIKWSAIADFLASRALEDYEPLNFDFLNEDLMYVATTKENAQVDRIWKLKFDGASNAMGNKIEAVLVSPSRDHYPIAGKLDFDCTNNIAENEACIMGIRIAKECKIKVLKVYGDSALVIYQLKGGWEIRDLKLINYRKLILELIDEFDDITFSYLPLDENQMADTLATLAFMIKVNKLEDMKPIQMSIYETLAHCYSIEEEEKDDHPWYQDILQYVKNHEYPDQATKNDKRTLRRLATNYVLDGEILYKKGKDRVLLRCWML, encoded by the coding sequence atggccagatggcagattttacttTTTGAATTTGACATACTTTATGTAAGCCAGAAGGCTATAAAATGGAGTGCAATAGCGGATTTTCTAGCTAGCAGAGCCTTGGAGGATTATGagcctttaaattttgattttttgaacGAGGACTTAATGTATGTGGCAACCACTAAAGAAAATGCTCAAGTGGATCGCATTTGGAAGCTAAaatttgacggagcctcaaatgctatGGGCAATAAAATTGAGGCAGTCTTAGTATCCCCGAGCAGAGATCATTATCCTATTGCtggcaaattggattttgattgtacaaacaATATAGCAGAAAATGAAGCGTGTATCATGGGCATCCGTATAGCCAAAGAATGTAAAATCAAAGTGCTaaaggtatatggggattctgcatTGGTGATATATCAGCTCAAAGGAGGATGGGAGATAAGAGACctcaaattgattaattatcgaaAGTTGATTCTCGAATTGATTGATGAGTTTGATGATATTACTTTCTCCTATCTCCCActagatgaaaaccagatggctgacACGTTGGCTACTCTAGCTTTCATGATCAAAGTAAACAAACTAGAAGACATGAAGCCTATCCAGATGAGCATTTATGAGACTTTGGCTCATTGCTACAGTATCGAGGAAGAGGAAAAGGATGATCATCCTTGGTACCAAGATATACTGCAATATGTAAAGAATCACGAGTACCCTGATCAGGCAACGaagaatgataagaggacattgagaAGACTAGCCACtaactatgtcttagatggagagatttTATACAAAAAGGGAAAGGATCGGGTACTACTAAGATGCTGGATGCTATAA
- the LOC107902279 gene encoding receptor kinase-like protein Xa21, with protein MTVRNLNSDQFALFEFKDRIVDPQNVLANNWTNSTSVCKWLGVFCGIIHERIVALNLTNMTLRGTIPPHLGNLSFLFSLDLSNNNFYGHLPKELGQLHRLRIIRLSYNRLNGKIPSWLGNLHRVQRLEMRNNNFTGTIPQTFVNMSNLEILALGFNQLSGQIPSSIFNISSLKRIHFRDNSLSGGLPDDLCVQLPKLKELYLRRNELSSSIPSSIDKCCNLQILELFINQFSGIIPKSIGKLTQLKQLYLGLNNLEGMPFP; from the coding sequence ATGACAGTCCGGAATCTTAACTCCGATCAGTTTGCACTCTTTGAGTTTAAAGATCGCATTGTCGATCCTCAAAATGTGTTGGCAAACAATTGGACGAATTCTACCTCTGTTTGTAAGTGGCTTGGTGTTTTTTGTGGCATTATCCATGAAAGAATTGTAGCTTTGAATCTTACAAACATGACTCTTAGGGGTACTATCCCTCCACACCTTGGaaatctttcatttttattttctctcgATTTGAGCAACAACAATTTCTATGGCCATCTACCTAAAGAACTGGGCCAATTGCATCGTTTGAGGATCATTCGATTAAGCTACAACCGTCTTAATGGGAAAATTCCATCATGGCTTGGGAACTTGCATAGAGTTCAAAGGTTGGAAATGAGAAATAATAACTTCACAGGCACAATCCCTCAAACATTTGTCAACATGTCCAATTTAGAGATCTTGGCCTTGGGATTCAATCAATTATCTGGCCAGATTCCATCTTCCATCTTTAACATTTCTTCTTTAAAAAGGATTCATTTTCGTGATAATAGTCTTTCTGGTGGCTTGCCCGATGATCTGTGTGTCCAACTTCCCAAGCTAAAAGAGCTTTACTTGAGAAGAAATGAATTATCAAGTTCTATTCCATCAAGTATAGACAAATGCTGCAATCTTCAAATTTTGGAATTGTTTATTAATCAATTTAGTGGGATCATTCCAAAAAGCATTGGGAAATTGACACAACTTAAACAATTATACTTGGGGTTAAATAACCTAGAAGGTATGCCTTTTCCTTGA
- the LOC107903667 gene encoding UBP1-associated protein 2C has product MQFMDPTKKRKLDENGIISAVSEPDPITKLTPQDGRKLIERFTVDQLLDILQDAVCRHFDVLSAVRSIADQDPSQRKLFIRGLGWDTTTDGLRSLFSVYGELEEAVVILDKATGKSKGYGFVTFKHVDGALLALKEPSKKIDGRVTVTQLAAAGNSGTNTNPVDVHMRKIYVANVPYDMPADKLLGHFAQYGEIEEGPLGFDKQTGKSKGFALFVYKTAEGAQSALVEPVKNIDGRQLNCKLAIEGKKGKPGQDGMMQSGVGAAGNTEMGVGGHGGGYGGHVGPGGPGGMGGYGGFPGGLQGPPGPMGHPHHLNSSGVGVGALSGSGGAAGGGYGSGLSGPYGGYGGPGSTGYGGLTGAGAGVGLSGAALGSSLYRMPPNSVGMPSGGYPETAHYSLSSAAAFPSQHHQGAGTSPVPRVPPGGMYPNGPPFY; this is encoded by the coding sequence ATGCAATTCATGGATCCCACTAAGAAACGCAAGCTTGATGAAAATGGTATTATTTCAGCGGTATCGGAACCTGACCCAATCACCAAACTAACCCCACAAGATGGCCGCAAGCTAATCGAGCGATTCACCGTCGATCAACTCCTTGACATCCTCCAAGACGCTGTTTGTCGTCACTTTGATGTTCTTTCCGCCGTACGCTCTATTGCCGATCAAGATCCATCTCAAAGGAAGCTCTTCATCCGTGGGTTGGGTTGGGATACTACAACCGACGGCCTTCGTTCGCTTTTTTCGGTCTATGGGGAACTCGAAGAAGCGGTCGTTATCCTCGACAAGGCTACTGGGAAATCCAAAGGGTATGGATTCGTTACCTTTAAGCACGTCGATGGTGCTTTGCTTGCTCTTAAAGAACCCAGTAAGAAAATCGACGGTAGAGTCACGGTGACTCAGCTGGCGGCAGCGGGGAACTCGGGGACGAATACTAACCCTGTGGATGTTCATATGAGGAAGATTTATGTAGCCAATGTGCCGTACGACATGCCAGCGGATAAGTTATTGGGTCATTTTGCACAGTATGGGGAAATTGAAGAGGGTCCTTTGGGCTTCGATAAGCAGACCGGAAAATCAAAGGGATTTGCTCTTTTTGTTTATAAGACGGCAGAAGGGGCTCAGTCGGCGTTGGTGGAGCCAGTGAAGAATATTGATGGGAGACAATTGAATTGTAAGCTTGCTATTGAAGGGAAAAAAGGGAAGCCGGGACAAGATGGGATGATGCAAAGTGGAGTTGGGGCTGCAGGAAATACAGAGATGGGGGTTGGAGGACACGGTGGTGGTTACGGTGGCCATGTGGGGCCTGGTGGACCAGGTGGCATGGGTGGTTATGGTGGATTTCCTGGTGGGTTGCAAGGGCCGCCCGGCCCAATGGGTCATCCTCATCACTTGAATTCTTCAGGAGTTGGGGTTGGGGCATTGAGTGGGAGTGGAGGCGCCGCTGGTGGTGGTTATGGTTCTGGTCTTAGTGGGCCGTATGGTGGTTATGGTGGACCAGGCTCAACTGGCTATGGTGGGTTGACTGGTGCTGGTGCAGGGGTTGGTTTGAGTGGTGCAGCTTTAGGGTCTTCTTTATATAGAATGCCACCGAACTCTGTTGGGATGCCATCTGGGGGATATCCGGAGACTGCTCATTACAGCTTGTCTTCCGCAGCTGCTTTCCCCAGTCAGCATCACCAAGGAGCTGGGACGTCCCCTGTGCCGAGAGTTCCACCTGGTGGAATGTATCCCAACGGACCACCTTTCTACTGA
- the LOC107903666 gene encoding uncharacterized protein, giving the protein MDSRFKGIGWVGGIYQKFETLCHEMDNIVNQDTVKYVENQAQSVGKSMKRFYSDVMLPLKHDAKGVALKRSTTIGTSFESKVAEVDPIEKRPDHASNELFHSVQLSIPASVDAFDGADSDKMSPLVSDVMKTTSSDVSREENAIRKMASRSDVPELISQSEDKFIDMEFQSPKRETRVSDNTTVDEVNKQLECEFGEICHVDQPGNLNSVDSLLGKQYVTSEQVAGFLNDTKPEVNPEEHSTMEKHSASMVSGLLSPFEKESSGSSMLSKFIDCNEKEMPFEAEVPPSTSVQDVRKPSVSDVSESIFPGEEESFGASMVNEIVNCDDEIPSVVQSDVSSATLVQGDQNERKDKNDRAGVSDCVSDASGDVTSYKMTSSGIRSEEVMAEVGVVSPCGSVLKEIYFPEKNSLEHSPAKALISHDPINVAELTVPISSGNDLSMASPENDAYRTANSPKSLTEISGSKNVYFGGEPAQIQALSLSNIGPINDSTDDINISSMETIELYDEVKLEDSCHIPDVTALYAVSHIMNKHKSYKKRIKDALTSKKRLVKEYEQLAIWFGDADMGSDHNHFQTPQPSSSTATSKSKNTQTELVCDSDWELL; this is encoded by the exons ATGGATTCTAGATTTAAAGGTATTGGCTGGGTGGGGGGCATTTACCAGAAGTTTGAAACGTTGTGCCATGAGATGGATAATATCGTGAATCAG GACACTGTCAAATATGTTGAGAATCAGGCACAAAGTGTGGGTAAAAGCATGAAGCGATTTTATTCTGATGTTATGCTTCCTCTAAAACATGATGCCAAAGGAGTGGCTTTAAAAAGAAGCACTACAATTGGTACCTCTTTTGAATCAAAGGTTGCTGAAGTTGATCCCATTGAAAAACGGCCTGATCATGCTTCTAATGAACTTTTCCATTCAGTTCAATTAAGTATTCCGGCTTCTGTTGATGCCTTTGATGGGGCAGACTCGGACAAAATGTCCCCACTAGTTAGTGATGTTATGAAAACTACAAGCTCTGATGTTAGCAGAGAAGAAAATGCCATAAGGAAAATGGCATCCAGGTCTGATGTACCAGAGCTGATATCTCAGAGTGAGGATAAATTCATTGATATGGAGTTCCAATCCCCTAAAAGGGAGACAAGAGTTAGTGATAATACTACAGTTGATGAGGTAAACAAGCAGCTTGAGTGTGAGTTTGGTGAGATTTGCCATGTAGACCAACCAGGTAACCTTAATTCTGTGGATTCCCTTTTGGGGAAACAGTATGTAACTTCAGAACAAGTTGCTGGTTTTTTGAACGATACAAAACCTGAAGTGAACCCCGAGGAACATTCCACAATGGAAAAGCATTCAGCATCCATGGTGTCAGGTTTACTATCTCCTTTTGAGAAGGAATCCTCTGGATCTTCAATGTTGAGCAAGTTCATTGATTGTAATGAGAAAGAAATGCCTTTCGAAGCTGAGGTTCCTCCTTCAACTTCAGTTCAGGATGTGAGAAAGCCATCTGTATCTGATGTTTCAGAGTCAATCTTTCCTGGTGAGGAAGAATCATTTGGAGCTTCAATGGTGAATGAGATTGTTAAttgtgatgatgaaattccatCTGTTGTTCAATCTGATGTTTCTTCTGCCACTTTAGTTCAGGGTGACCAAAAcgaaagaaaagataaaaatgatCGTGCAGGTGTCTCTGACTGTGTCTCAGATGCTTCAGGTGATGTTACTTCTTATAAAATGACCTCTTCAGGCATTCGCTCTGAGGAAGTTATGGCAGAGGTTGGAGTCGTTTCTCCTTGTGGTTCAGTATTAAAGGAAATTTATTTTCCGGAGAAGAATTCGCTTGAACATTCACCTGCAAAAGCTTTAATTTCTCATGACCCCATTAACGTGGCTGAATTGACAGTACCCATCTCGTCTGGCAATGACTTGTCCATGGCATCTCCTG AAAATGATGCCTACAGAACTGCTAATAGTCCCAAGTCCCTGACTGAAATATCAGGAAGCAAAAATGTTTACTTTGGTGGTGAACCTGCTCAAATTCAGGCTTTATCCTTATCTAATATTG GACCTATAAATGATTCCACTGATGATATCAATATATCTTCCATGGAGACCATTGAATTGTATGATGAGGTGAAGCTCGAGGATAGCTGTCATATTCCCGATGTTACTGCACTTTATGCCGTCTCTCATATAATGAATAAACACAAATCATACAAG AAAAGAATCAAGGATGCTTTAACTTCGAAAAAGAGGCTGGTGAAAGAGTATGAGCAGCTAGCAATATGGTTTGGAGATGCGGACATGGGGTCAGACCACAATCATTTCCAAACTCCACAGCCGTCATCCTCCACTGCAACCTCAAAGTCCAAAAATACGCAAACGGAACTTGTATGTGATTCTGACTGGGAACTCCTTTAA
- the LOC107903668 gene encoding protein trichome birefringence-like 31 translates to MKGQSAERIQSLFPVLLASLLVLGTAQLVFDSLKSGKSYVFQYYGKPEKLRKSVFVLPEDRMDESCNLFEGKWVWDNVSYPLYEENSCPYLVKQTTCLKNGRPDSFYQNWRWQPQACNLPRFDPLKLLDILRDKRLMFIGDSVQRAQFESMVCLVQSVVPKGKKSFKRDPPRKIFKAKEYNATIEYYWAPFIVESISDHATNHTVLKRLVNLDSISKHGKSWEGVDVLVFESYVWWMYRPQINATYGSMEDVQEYNVTTAYRIAMETWGNWLESTINPHLQKVFFISMSPTHLWSWEWKPGSRGNCFNESYPIQGSYWGTGSNLAIMEILHEVLQDLKINVTFLNITQLSEYRKDAHTTVFGERRGKLLTKEQKADPLNFADCIHWCLPGVPDTWNEILYAYLLQSYQNFL, encoded by the exons ATGAAGGGGCAATCTGCAGAGAGGATCCAATCATTGTTTCCTGTTTTATTAGCTTCCCTTCTTGTTTTAGGAACAGCACAATTAGTGTTTGATAGCTTGAAGAGTGGCAAAAGCTATGTATTTCAGTACTATGGCAAACCGGAGAAGCTGAGGAAATCGGTTTTTGTTTTACCGGAAGATCGGATGGATGAAAGCTGCAACCTGTTTGAAGGGAAATGGGTTTGGGACAATGTCTCATATCCTCTTTATGAAGAAAATAGCTGCCCTTACTTGGTTAAACAAACAACTTGTCTAAAAAATGGCAGGCCCGATTCTTTTTACCAAAACTGGAGATGGCAGCCTCAAGCATGCAACCTACCAag GTTTGATCCATTGAAGCTATTGGACATTTTGAGGGACAAAAGGTTGATGTTCATAGGGGATTCAGTTCAAAGAGCCCAATTTGAATCAATGGTCTGCCTGGTACAATCTGTGGTTCCCAAAGGGAAGAAATCTTTTAAAAGAGATCCTCCTAGGAAGATCTTCAAAGCCAAG GAGTACAATGCAACTATTGAGTACTATTGGGCTCCATTCATTGTGGAATCTATCTCAGACCATGCGACAAATCATACTGTATTAAAACGTCTGGTCAACCTTGACTCCATATCTAAACATGGCAAGAGCTGGGAAGGAGTGGATGTGTTAGTATTTGAGAGCTATGTATGGTGGATGTATAGACCTCAGATCAACGCTAC CTACGGATCCATGGAGGATGTTCAAGAATATAATGTCACAACTGCCTATAGAATTGCAATGGAAACTTGGGGGAATTGGTTAGAATCCACCATTAATCCTCATCTTCAAAAGGTTTTTTTCATTAGTATGTCCCCAACACACTTGTG GAGCTGGGAATGGAAGCCAGGCAGCCGTGGAAACTGCTTCAATGAGTCTTACCCCATCCAAGGTTCATATTGGGGCACGGGGTCTAACCTAGCTATCATGGAGATACTTCATGAAGTTTTACAAGACCTTAAAATCAATGTCACATTTTTGAACATTACCCAGTTATCAGAATATAGGAAAGATGCTCATACGACAGTTTTCGGAGAACGAAGAGGCAAGCTCTTGACAAAGGAACAAAAAGCTGACCCACTAAATTTTGCTGATTGCATTCATTGGTGCTTACCAGGAGTACCTGATACATGGAATGAGATTTTGTATGCATATTTGTTGCAGAGTTATCAAAATTTTTTGTAA